GCGCTCCGTCACAGGTCATCTGGCTGGTCCTGCTGCATGGCTGCTCCTCCTGTGTGCAGCCCCTCACCTGCGGATGAATGGTCTTTCTTAGCAGGAACTGCCTCCATTTTCAGACCAATGTCCTGTGACCCTCCCACTCCTCTGTAGTCTGCTGCTGGGCCTTTGCTCTTCACGTCTGCTGATCTGAAACCTGGTTCTCTGATGTCTCTCTAGTCAGTTTCCTCTGTGAAACCTTTGCTGGTCCCTTCCCAGCATAGCCAACCACTTCCTGGATGTCACTTCCTCTCCTGGAGCACATGTGTGGGCGGACTAGGGGCCCTTGTGCAAATTAGAAGGAGGCACCCACCCCTTCCGCAAGTTACTTTTTAGAACTTCCAACTGTTGGAAGACTATCTCAATAAATAGGAGTCTAAGATGATGTCTAACCTGAAGTGGCACCCTGCTAGGATTGTGCTGTGCTGAACTGCACAGGTGGACGCGGTGGCCCTTTTGTGAGTCATCTGTACTCCCCTCAGCACTCTTTATCTGACCAGAGCTGGCCCTCAGCAACCATTGGCTAAACAAAAGAGTGAAAGTATAAGTATATGCTACAttcttattacaaaaaaatagCAGGAAAGCCATTTATGATGAGGCCTTTTTGTACTGAACATTATGAGTATATTGAATttagagacatttatttttttacatttcacatttcTGAAATCAGAGATCTTCAAGTCAGTGTATCATGGCAATTAACACAGATTCTGGGCTAGACTGCTGGGGTCTGAATCCCAGTTCCACCACTTAAGACACAGGTCTGTAAATTTGGGCACTCTACTTCACTGTGCCTCaggtttatctgtaaaatagggatgataacAGTAGTTCCTACTTCATGAGGTGATTGGGAGAATTAAGTGAATTATTTATTGTATGTATAGTGCTTAGAATATAGGTGCCAAGTGCCTCATAGTAAGAGATATGTGTTacctattatcattattattaaagtcTATACAGAcactattgtttctttttaacccCGAGAAACTGTCTTTAATTCATGGTGTACAGCTTCTGTTGATAGCACCTCATTTCGGTGGGCGGCTGCGGACCCAAGGGCGCCTGCCCCTCCCACAGCAGTTTTCTGATTGCTGCAAGAGGTCACCATACACACACAGGAATCCAGCAGGCTTCGTCGTGTCTTCTTAATATGGCAAAAGAGAAAGTAGGGCAAACCAGGGCCCTTTATAGACAAGgcttgttttgaaatttaaacCTAACTTCATGTTGCAAAGCTTGGATTGGTAATAAATCTTGGCTGTCTAAACCTGGAAATCAGAGCTGGGTTTGATTCTAATGTAACACCTTTATCTAATTGCAGAGTAACTGTCCTCTGATGATTTTCAAGAAAGCTGTGCGGTGAAGTGGCAAAGGTAATGCATGTTCTGGGGGCTGTGTTCCCTATTAGAGCTTGCCAGAGTATTCTCAAGTTAGACAGTAGATGTAAGTTGCTCCCTCAATAATTGTGCGGTTTTCCTGGTCTCTGTGTCCACCCTTGACTGTAACTTCACATGAGAGATGGGCAGCTAGTCTCTGCATTGCTTCAGAACACTTTTCTCCTCACACCTCCTGCTGGCCTTAGAAACTACAACCTTGTGTGGAATTCTGTGTGATTCACACTCACTGCTCCACCCTCCTGAACTGTCCTTCACATTAAGCAAGATCTGACTCATGCATTTTTTGGAGCTGCTCTGACCATTTTCATTATGAGACTAAGTGACTTTTCCCAGATCACATTGCTGTAATTAACTTTACATTCCACTTTCATAAGTATCCTTACAAACTACCCAGAACCAGCCAAAACTGTCCCAGAAATCCCAGTACATGTATCTTGGGTTTCTCTTAATTGGATAACACTGGATAGAAGTAAATAATACAGGGATGATCTACAGCTTCATGCTCCCTGATTTGATACGTTGATGAAATTCCTTTCTATACATAGACCTCAATTTAATGTACTTTTTATGTAGAACTGGTCAACCTGAACCTTATCTGAGGGTGTGTTCAGTTCTCAGTTCCCAGAAAGAATATCCACATGAGGAACTTTCTCCAGTAGACCTTCTTATGGATTCATGTACCTTATCAGAAGTGATAAGCAGACCGTGTTGTTACACTCTGTATTCTAGAAGTTAGAGGAGGAAATGGTGAGAATATGGATGCCTTGACTCACAGGTTCAGCTGGCACAGGAGCTAGCATTATGCCCACGTCTCTTGGCACAGCAATGTCTGAGACCCCTTTACGTCACATCAAAGACTTTGTcctaaataaacacataaaatctaaGATACAGTCTTCAAATGGGGACATAAACactttcatctttctcttcctatAACCTGGGATTTCCGTCTCTGCccaaaatctcatttcttttttggaaaaatatcaaccaagacagaggaatttacCTAAATCTTGCCGGAGGGTGAGGATGCCCCGATGCGGCTTGGGTGGTCAAAGCAAACTGGAAGCCTGAGGAAAGAATCTGACTCATAGGcattgtgttggtttttttttttttttttaattagttgtcAACATTTAGAATTAGACAGTTTCACATAAAAGACCTCTTGAAATACTGGAAGATCCATCTAGACTTGGCTCACAAAGCCATTATGAGCTGGAGGCGGGCTGAAGCTGTCCCTTGGCTGGGCCACGCACTCCTCACTTTTCAGTGTCTTCTCTCATTTATATGACTTGGGTGGTCTTGTGGGCATTTGAATGGTCACCCTGATTTAAGCCAGTGTCCTCCTCTGCTTTATGGCTGGGTATCTTACAGCTTAACAGGGTGGCCCAGGCCAGGTGTGAGCAGTGGTTAAGTGGCCACTAGGAAGGTAGATAATTGGCGCCTTTGAGGCCTAAGTGCGGCCTCaagccccacccagggctcaggGCTTCTTAGACTGGCGTTGAGGCCAGGGTGGGTGTGGTGTGCTGAATTTGCTGAGctggctcctctccctctgttcattCATCTTGAAAGTCATGATCATGGTTTCCTCATCCAGGGGGTgggacatttttcaaaatatgaaagaaagcaaCCAGTGACCACGCCAGCCCATTCGTAGCCTCATAAGACCAACTATTGCCACAAAAGGATAAGCTTCCTGTTTACCAGCCGGCCTGAGACAAAGTGGTTGTGCTTCCTGGCCGTGCAGGACTTGGCACACAGGCCGGGTTCTGTCCGAAAAGACAGCAGGGCTGAATgcttgctctgtgctcagccatcGCCCCCACGGCCTGGGTCCTGGATGTGGGCCACCCTCGGGAGGGCATTTTGCTTTGGCTCCAGAGCCGGCCCGGCTTTCTGAAAGGAAGCAAATAGAGAAGGTGGCCTCGCCTCCATGCTGGCTTCCTCTTTAGCTTTCTTTCCCTGTGTGGCCGACACAGGCAAAGGCCCTTGGCCTAAACCTGAATTTAACAATAAATCCATGCCTTTTGTTTTCAAGTCTCCAGGAAGCAAAATGCCATTGCCTCTGGGGAGACTgctctttttttccagtgtggTGACCAGCGGGAGCTGTACCCTTATATATTACCTTATACAAAGTAAGTATCTAGCAAACCAAGCCACTTGAGGCATGGCTTCCTCCTAGCTGTCTCACCCCTGCTCCTCCATCAAAGGAAATACTTCAGATGCTTTCAGCAGAttagagaaaggaggagagggctATTTTTAGAAGCCCGTACACTATTCCCATTGGCTATAGCTTCTTGCTTATCCTATAATCCTAGTTTTTCCTGGAGCTATGAGTGCAAATAAAAGGACCAGGATTCATTTGCATCAGGGGCCTTTCAAAAAGCAAGATGAGCTTTTACTCTAGTGCACACACAAGAGATCCCTTAAGATTTCTGAGATTATataaagaagagagggaaggggaataCCAGATGGTTCACAGGTGGGGAAAACTGGCTGATTCTCAAGTGTCGTCAGCCTGTTTGCCCTGCCATTCTCTGCTATTGATTTAGTGGAGGAGGGGACCTTGAGCAAGAGACTTTGGTGagagcagaaaataaaagcagggtCCAGAATGCAAAATCCTGACAGATGCCACGTCCAGCCCCACTGCAACCAAATTTGAATTTGTAAAGACAGGCCACAATTACTGTGGACAGCCAAGGCATTTAAGGTCATTTTAATGCTGCTGGTTGCAAAGCagcagcagttttttttttttttttttccaagactgACTTTCTTTGAAGATCCTTTATGCCTGTCGAGCTTGGCTTCTCACTCTGACTCTGTGCCATTTTCACTTCCTGCCAGGATGTGAGTATTACCAGCAGACAGGCAATGAGAGCTCAGTGTCCTCTGCATACATTGTTCCCCATCTTCCTTCAGAGTTGGCCCACAGGTCTCAGAGTCTTGAGGTGACCTGAGATGAGCACCGCCAGGGATAATTCAGACTGGAATAGCTCAGTCTCCTCTCCCCTTTTGCCACGGGGATGGGGGCAGGACACAACACGAATGGGTGCATTTTAGGGGTTGGGAGACTGCCTGCCTTTCCTTCTTAGAAGGCTGGAGTCATCCAGTAGAGACACCCCAGCTGGTACCTGTAGCCACCCTCCTGAgttgaatcccagctccagcTCTGCACTGTGTGGCCCTGTGGGAGGATCTCTCACCTCAGTTATCTGTGCAATGAGAGATAATATTAGTGCCTGTGCATGAAAttgttgtaaaataaaatctcacaacCTGTGATCTATTGAGCCCTGTGAGACACACGAAATATTGAGAACAGTGTCTAGCCATGAAAATCTGGAGCCAGCCTTCACTGCTCCTCTTCTTGTCTTGGCTGGCACCTGTTCATACCTGCAGCATCCCCTACAAGCCCACTCCTGGGATGCAGCCTGCGAGGGGTATTCTCCTTGGCCCCTCCAGGCTCAACGTGTCTTTCTGTCCCAAAATTGAGGTCAGGCCTATAGGAAGGAAGCTCTTTCTTGTTGCCAAACTGAAAACCCTACTTGGGAAGCCTACTCTTGCTCTTTCCCAGGGACAGCTTGTCTATCTTACACCTTCAGGGAGGTGCTTCTACTAGTAGCCTTTGGACCAAGAAGTGTACCTACGACTGAGGACAATTTAAAGGCTTTACCTACATGAAATGTTACCTTAAATCtataaacatgatttaaaaaaaaaatctataaacatgatgggcagcccgggtggctcagcggtttagcaccgccttcagccccaagcgtgatcctggagactgggattgagtcccaagtcaagctccctgcatggagcctgcttctccttctgcctgtgtttctctctctctctctctctctctgtgtctctcatgaataaataaataaaatatttaaaaaaaaaatctataaacatgACAAATTAgcattttcagtttctgtttcttgGCCCAAGGGTTTTGTGTGGTCCTTTTTTTTGCCAGTTTATCAGGACCTTCATCTTAGTGGAGGGAGCAGTGTTTAAAAGTTCAGAGTCATAGACTGTGGCCACAGCTCTGCCTTGGGCTGTGTCACTTTGAGCCAGTCATGGAATCATATGACTTTAGAACTAAAAGGAAAACTGGAGAAGCTCCAAGCCAATCCCTTGATGAAGAAATGAGGCAATGCGTGAGGCAGGAAACAGGAGATGGAGAGATTGAGGCATAGGACTATCAAATACCTTGCTCACGTTCATCTACCATATTCCTGCAGATACTGACTTTTTCTAAAATGGACAGCTTAACAGTGGATGGtccctaattatttttctttttttcttttttctttttctttttatttatttatgatagtcacagagagagagagagagaggcagagacacaggcagagggagaagcaggctccatgcaccgggagcccgacgtgggatttgatcctgggtctccagtatcgcgccctgggccaaaggcaggcgctaaacctctgtgccacccagggatccccctaattatttttccatccagaaatttcacatttgtttctgtttccatGCTGTACGTGAATTGTGTCCTCTGACTTTCTGCAGAGAGTCTAccaagttgaaaaaagaaaaataaatatataacaactGTCTTTCCCCTTTAGAAGCTTTCTCCAAGGCTTCCTATTACCAGCTGGCATTGGAGCAGCTGCACAGCCGCCCTGAGGCCCTGGAAGCCCTGGGCCCTCCTCTCCACATCCACTATCTCCACCTCACTGACAAGTACAactttgtggacattgctgatgCCCAGGTAATGTGCTTCCCGTGCAGACTCAGGCTGAGTGCCTATCAAAGTCGAGGAGAGGGCTCCCACCATCTGGGGGGAGTCTAGGAGGAATCTGGAATAAGATTTTATGAGAAAATTCACTGAGCAAAACTGCCCCTAGGTTTTACTGAGCACTTCTGAAGGCTGTATGGGTTAATTTATTctcctatatttttcttcctttctgaggAATTAATGGTGCAGGGAAGGAGGtgttctggctcaggtcaccatcttgACCTGAAGGTTGTAGGGAAGTGAGTGTGGTGGTGGAGCCACAGCTTCAGCTTTGAACTTGAAGTACATCCACAGCCAGTCAGTGCTCATTCAAATATGAGCAACTCTGGAAACTGTAGTTTTGCTGCCCATTTATTTGCATTGCTTCTATGGGAAGCCAGTCCCATTTTCTCAGTTGCATCTGATGTTCTTTTATAGTTCAGCCAGGAAAATCAACCTGACAACTATGTTTTGAGTTCATGTCAAATTAAAGGAATGATTCTATGCTGCGTGGGGAATATAGAGATGCAGGCTTTCAAGGACTATAGCTTAAAACTTCCAAGTAAGGCAGAGTGAGGCAAGTGCTGTCGTAGTGGCTCCGGAGGGAGCAGGTATTGACCTGGAATATTGTCGTAGAAGAAAGGAATGCCAGGCCCAGGCGCAGCATGCACGTGAAGGCATGCCGCCGTGTTTCCTGCCAGGGTGAACTCAGTGGAGGTACAGGCTGTGGAGGGAGATGTGGgtagctgggctgggctgggctgggctgcagggccgTGACATCATCATGTGAAGTGTGCACACTTGATTCTGGGGCCAGCAGAAGCTGGAAGGATTTTAATGATAAGAGCAAGATGACCTAATCTAGTTTTTTGGGGGGTtattgtttttatgaattttttaatggGAATTGTTTCATTGGGATATTTTTCTTACAAAAGCTATTCAAGCTCAAGTATTTTGATAAAGTATTTGATCTggctttaaaagaaagcaaattcaAGCTGATTGATGATATCCAGGGAACAGGTATGGGGAACTGCCTTTAGGAAAGCAGCATCGCCATGCAGATGTGCAGTGGTGAGAGCATGGGCCAGAGCTGTGGCTTGGTTCTGTCAGGAGAGGGTGGGTCAGAAGTGATGCTTTCATGTCCAACCTGGGTGAATGGAAGGGTGGCAGTACCACTAGGCAAGAGGAGGAGCccaggaggagaaaagggaaggggcGGACAGGTGCAGAGTGCCAGATGGCCTTCTGTGCACTGTCGTCAAGCCTGTCACAACATGTGGGATGGCTCTTCTGGCTGTTCACTGTGTCTGCAGCACAGAACACTGGGTCTGCTTTTGATGCTTGGGCTCGGGAAGGCTGCAGGCGCCTTTGCTGAGGGCAGGTTGACACAGCATCAGTTCTCTGCTCTGGTGCCCTGATGAGTGGTTGACACCATTGTGCTTGTGGTAGGGAAGCTTCTCTGGTCAGGTCCACCTTTTGCTTTGGTCCAGAATCATGGCACACTGCGAGAGGTGCCGAGAGGGCTTCACCCCCGGCTTCCTGCAGCCCGGGTTCCCGCGACACATGGCAGTGTTGGCTCTGGTGCTGGCTTTGGGATTCTACTACGTGGCAGCACCATAGTTCAACAGGGACGAGAGTTCAAGGTCAGCTCTTGCTCTTCAGTTTACGGAGCACGTATGACATTTTCTCAGTGTTCTTTACTCACCTCCTCTACAGTCAGCTGTGTGTAACGACGCATGTATACGACACATGCTGTCTAATCCCAAAGCCCCCtatttgtagtttattttccCCAGAGGTGAGAATGTCCGTTGTTCATGGGGTAGTTGTCATACTGAAGAATTTTTCTTCCCCAGATGTATGTGTGAAATAGCCACCAACTACCAACATTGTGGTTTAGCAAACATTGGCTTTACTCTCTGGCAAGGTCTGGCCGGTGGAGAAAGCAGCCTGTACCAACCTCACCCACCTGTGGAGGCGCAGCTGCCGGAAGGCAGTGTCTGCTGCTGGTCACCGTCCTACTTGCTTCTGTctacacacacccccacacacatacacacaactttcttgtgttttcttgtagAATGCAGAGATGCTCAGTCTGGGCTCTGCTGCTTCATTTTATAATCCCAAGAAAAGGGGGGCTCTGTCCCAAAAGTGGAACCTGCAGAACTGTCTTAGCGTGACAGGGGACTACTTCTCCACTCAGGCAAGGGAACCATCATCCCAAAGCCCGTGTCTTTCTTCTGTAAAGTGtgttcaaataaatgaaagagggagAATAAACACAGATGTTGGGTGTATATATCAAGCACTTCTTTGTCTCGGTGGCAGTTTGGAGTGGCTGAGATAAGGCTCTCTTAGCTCCTGAAAGTACCTTTGTCCatcacctgcagcccaggaagtGTGTCCCATCACCTGGGGCCCTGCAGGTGCCTGATAACAGGCTTCCCTACCACCACGTTGTGTCCCTTTCCAAAGGCTCAAACCATCTTTAGTTTTCACTGAGAAATCGAACATTCTACGTTCAATGTGTTTCTAAGTAGGAGTGTTAAGTGGTATG
The Canis lupus familiaris isolate Mischka breed German Shepherd chromosome 18, alternate assembly UU_Cfam_GSD_1.0, whole genome shotgun sequence genome window above contains:
- the COA1 gene encoding cytochrome c oxidase assembly factor 1 homolog; translated protein: MPLPLGRLLFFSSVVTSGSCTLIYYLIQKAFSKASYYQLALEQLHSRPEALEALGPPLHIHYLHLTDKYNFVDIADAQLKIPVSGSKSEGHLYVSSSRDAPFQRWHLQEVFLKLKDGQQIPVFKHSGNSGHEVKEE